A part of Pristiophorus japonicus isolate sPriJap1 chromosome 15, sPriJap1.hap1, whole genome shotgun sequence genomic DNA contains:
- the LOC139281611 gene encoding myb-related transcription factor, partner of profilin-like, giving the protein MAQEEAFRRRKLNFNDDETEILIREVTLHQDQLFGRGDTKLPPGAKNKIWFSILAKVNAVSKCTRDIGDIKKRWYDMCHRTKDKVVKLAREAMQNKRVAQTLQQEGIMGAIKYDPAGASTSNDSEPSTSGTSRDERTSRASSRHTIPSQQKKPVPPHQVTWHTKQVPVQPLPDQQAPVQWPPILLFTLDQNATEESIQEQPQDHQANNAFHETIVEVKQEAVGPNFDMDYSSPDIVSPLTLREESPLQPQGKRVHEQISEELLGIQEQHNVLLGDGNEELHGIRQELRELRGDLQELATAIRQPLERLADCVQALLPLLQHPPCPRVVEMIDSFTQPDEEETAESGESLSHSRRTGRKTCKRPKLDV; this is encoded by the exons ATGGCTCAGGAGGAAGCCTTCCGGCGCCGCAAGCTGAATTTTAACGACGATGAAACAGAAATCCTGATCCGTGAAGTGACACTGCACCAGGACCAGCTCTTTGGCAGAGGGGATACCAAATTGCCTCCAGGGGCCAAAAATAAGATTTGGTTTTCAATACTGGCCAAGGTCAATGCTGTATCCAAGTGCACTAGGGACATAGGTGACATTAAGAAAAGGTGGTACGACATGTGCCACCGGACTAAAGACAAGGTGGTCAAATTGGCACGGGAGGCAATGCAGAACAAGAGAGTTGCTCAAACGTTACAACAGGAGGGTATCATGGGTGCCATTAAATATGACCCAGCCGGAGCCAGCACCAGCAATGACAGTGAACCCAGTACCAGTGGCACTAGCCGGGATGAGCGCACGAGCAGAGCCAGCAGCAGACATACCATCCCCAGCCAGCAGAAGAAACCAGTGCCACCCCACCAGGTGACTTGGCACACTAAGCAAGTGCCCGTGCAACCATTGCCAGACCAACAGGCCCCAGTCCAATGGCCGCCAATCCTGCTATTCACACTGGACCAGAATGCTACAGAGGAGAGCATCCAGGAACAACCCCAAGACCATCAAGCAAACAACGCCTTTCATG AGACCATTGTTGAGGTGAAACAGGAAGCTGTTGGTCCAAACTTTGATATGGATTATTCCTCACCAGACATTGTATCGCCACTGACCCTTCGAGAAGAAAGTCCACTCCAGCCTCAAGGGAAGAGGGTACATGAGCAAATTTCTGAAGAACTGTTGGGTATCCAGGAGCAACACAATGTCTTACTTGGGGATGGCAATGAGGAGTTGCATGGCATCAGACAGGAATTGAGAGAGCTCCGGGGTGATCTCCAAGAATTGGCCACAGCCATCAGGCAACCCCTGGAGCGGCTAGCAGATTGTGTACAGGCTCTCCTTCCGTTGTTGCAGCATCCACCTTGTCCCCGAGTCGTGGAGATGATTGACTCATTCACGCAGCCAGATGAAGAAGAAACTGCGGAGTCTGGCGAGTCACTGTCCCATAGTCGACGGACTGGGCGCAAAACCTGTAAACGACCAAAGCTGGATGTGTAA